The proteins below are encoded in one region of Xenopus laevis strain J_2021 chromosome 8L, Xenopus_laevis_v10.1, whole genome shotgun sequence:
- the gtf3c4.L gene encoding general transcription factor 3C polypeptide 4: protein MMAGEEKGTAAEDEEPSPSFRLTVTKREPAVKLLHSVTGVEPLAWSEDHRLSVCTGNSLCLLELFCDLNGCAQELTLHRTCVSAPLTSCSLKVGKEKEVEDCREMFARSKQLTISQSFMLDRVFNPEGKFLPSFQRFKYASWSPYGCDANGRCLVAALTLDNRLTIHANVNRLHWRQLVDLTEMYGQHLFEANYRVSGDETPHADLDDFAEFKRRHSMQTPVRMEWSGICITQQVMENNECKDQSTVLLAVLFENGDIAVWQLQLPFLGKESIASCNTIVSGISSPSVLAWWEYEHSNRKMSGLIVGSRLGPIKILPVNLKAVKGYFTLRQPVILWQEADQLPVHSIKCIALYHPYQKCSCSLIVAARGCYLFWCLLLISKAGLNVHNSHVTGLHSLPIISMSVDKQNGTIYTCSVDGKVQQLIPIFTDVALKFEHQLIKLSDMFGPVKSHAITVSPCGAYLACITTEGIDNRIHPVTKTYLVHFVALKSFEEAVAQLLECSSQNLYHQMDLTDLVRWKILKDKVIPQFLQEALDKKIEGGSMYFWRFRLFLLRVWYQSLKKVTNELIWKPPSKEEKAAKLDDATVTNEKDDQKDAGPESPTKETGENSPADVTRDNPEADCGTAEDGLLEIQEKIGAVEWHLVREHMKQVLGEVYLHTRITENTSVPTRGICDYLTSKDSDDRAVQVIIGHLENKMNKQMFPEHCILCKEVLPFTDAKQALCPNGHIWPRCFLTYQACQSLLYRRCFLHDSIARHPAPGDPEWMKKLLNYPCILCDSPVF, encoded by the exons ATGATGGCTGGAGAAGAGAAGGGAACTGCTGCAGAGGATGAGGAGCCCAGTCCCAGTTTTCGGCTGACTGTGACTAAGCGGGAACCGGCGGTGAAGCTCCTGCACTCTGTTACAGGGGTGGAGCCTTTGGCTTGGTCAGAGGATCACCGCCTGTCTGTGTGCACCGGTAACAGCCTCTGCCTCCTGGAACTGTTCTGTGATCTCAATGGCTGCGCCCAGGAGCTCACGTTGCACCGCACCTGCGTGTCAGCCCCTCTCACCAGCTGCAGCCTTAAG GTCGGCAAAGAGAAGGAAGTTGAAGATTGCAGGGAGATGTTTGCGAGGTCAAAGCAGCTGACAATCAGCCAGTCATTTATGCTGGATCGAGTGTTTAACCCTGAAGGGAAGTTTTTACCTTCTTTCCAAAGATTTAAATATGCCAGCTGGTCTCCTTATGGCTGCGATGCCAATGGACGATGCCTTGTGGCCGCCCTCACTTTAGACAACAGGCTGACCATTCACGCCAATGTTAACAGGCTACACTGGAGACAGCTGGTTGATTTAACCGAAATGTACGGGCAGCATCTGTTTGAGGCCAACTACAGAGTAAGCGGAGACGAGACCCCCCACGCAGACTTAGATGACTTTGCCGAGTTCAAGCGACGGCATAGCATGCAGACACCAGTGAGAATGGAGTGGTCGGGGATCTGCATCACTCAGCAGGTCATGGAGAACAATGAGTGCAAAGATCAGAGCACGGTACTGCTGGCAGTACTCTTCGAGAATGGAGACATTGCAGTGTGGCAGCTCCAGCTTCCCTTTCTGGGCAAGGAATCCATTGCTTCTTGCAACACCATTGTATCTGGGATATCTTCTCCAAGTGTTTTGGCATGGTGGGAATATGAGCACAGCAATCGTAAAATGAGCGGTCTCATCGTAGGGAGCCGTTTGGGCCCCATCAAAATACTCCCAGTGAACCTAAAGGCAGTCAAGGGTTACTTCACTCTCCGACAACCTGTGATCCTTTGGCAGGAAGCCGACCAGTTGCCTGTACACAGCATCAAGTGCATAGCGCTTTATCACCCATACCAGAAGTGCAGCTGCAGCCTTATCGTTGCTGCACGGGGGTGTTATTTATTTTGGTGTTTGCTGCTCATATCCAAAGCCGGTTTGAACGTTCACAATTCCCACGTGACAGGACTTCACTCTTTACCAATCATATCCATGTCGGTGGATAAACAGAACGGCACTATTTATACTTGCTCCGTTGATGGAAAAGTCCAGCAGCTCATTCCTATTTTTACAGACGTTGCTTTAAAATTCGAGCACCAGTTGATAAAGTTGTCGGACATGTTTGGCCCTGTCAAGTCTCATGCCATTACCGTCAGTCCTTGCGGCGCCTATCTGGCTTGCATTACCACCGAAGGCATCGACAATCGGATTCATCCGGTGACCAAGACCTATCTTGTTCATTTTGTCGCTCTCAAGAGTTTCGAAGAGGCCGTGGCACAGCTTTTAGAATGTTCCAGCCAAAACCTCTACCATCAGATGGATCTAACAGACCTGGTGCGGTGGAAGATCCTGAAAGATAAAGTCATCCCTCAGTTTCTGCAAGAGGCGTTGGACAAAAAGATCGAAGGTGGCTCCATGTATTTCTGGCGGTTCCGCCTGTTCTTGCTTAGGGTTTGGTACCAGTCACTTAAAAAGGTTACTAATGAATTAATATGGAAACCTCCATCCAAAGAAGAGAAAGCCGCAAAGCTTGATGATGCAACGGTAACCAATGAAAAAGATGATCAGAAAGATGCTGGGCCGGAAAGTCCTACAAAGGAAACCGGCGAGAACAGCCCTGCTGATGTTACCAGGGACAACCCAGAGGCAGACTGTGGAACGGCAGAAGATGGCTTACTTGAGATCCAGGAAAAGATTGGGGCTGTGGAGTGGCACTTAGTACGAGAACACATGAAACAAGTCTTGGGGGAAGTTTATCTACACACGCGGATTACTGAAAATACTAGTGTTCCTACTAGGGGTATCTGTGACTATCTGACGTCTAAAGACTCTGATGACAGAGCAGTCCAG GTGATCATCGGACACCTCGAGAATAAGATGAACAAGCAGATGTTCCCCGAGCACTGCATCCTGTGTAAAGAAGTGTTACCTTTTACTGACGCAAAGCAGGCACTCTGCCCTAACGGACATATATGGCCCAG ATGTTTCCTCACGTACCAGGCCTGTCAGAGCCTTCTGTATCGGAGGTGCTTTCTGCACGATAGTATTGCCAGACATCCAGCACCAGGAG ATCCAGAATGGATGAAGAAGCTGTTGAATTATCCATGCATTCTGTGTGACTCTCCTGTCTTCTAG